In Glycine max cultivar Williams 82 chromosome 7, Glycine_max_v4.0, whole genome shotgun sequence, a single window of DNA contains:
- the LOC100806191 gene encoding dual specificity protein phosphatase 1, producing the protein MKKQVEAIARVLHLFQSYKEDNIPCKIDEGLYLGSIATAANKPALKDCNITHVLTVAGRIPPAHPHDFVYKIIDVVDKDDEDLKQYFNECFDFIDEAKRHDGGVLVHCFAGRSRSVTIVVAYLMKTRGMSFFEALQHVRSIRPAAGPNQGFICQLQDFEKSLQGANKLH; encoded by the exons ATGAAGAAGCAAGTAGAAGCAATTGCGCGAGTTTTGCATTTATTTCAATCCTACAAAGAGGACAATATTCCGTGCAAAATCGACGAG GGTCTCTATTTGGGTTCGATTGCCACTGCAGCTAACAAGCCTGCTTTGAAAGACTGTAATATTACTCACGTTTTGACTGTGGCTGGTAGAATACCACCTGCACATCCTCACGATTTTGTCTATAAAATTATAGACG TTgttgacaaagatgatgaagaCTTAAAACAATACTTCAATGAGTGTTTTGATTTTATTGATGAAGCCAAAAGACACGATGGAGGTGTTTTGGTTCACTGTTTTGCTGGAAGATCCAGGAG TGTGACTATAGTTGTGGCATATCTGATGAAGACTCGTGGAATGAGCTTTTTTGAAGCTCTGCAACATGTAAGGAGTATACGACCAGCAGCAGGTCCCAATCAGGGTTTCATTTGTCAGCTGCAGGATTTTGAAAAGTCTCTTCAAGGTGCCAATAAATTGCATTAG